A window of Tautonia plasticadhaerens contains these coding sequences:
- a CDS encoding IS630 family transposase (programmed frameshift) translates to MAKKYVLKLTAEERAELARLVRKGNIAGWKVQRAQALLKCDQGPDGPAWPDAKIAEAFGVTTRSLESWRKRAVEHGPMALLQRRPRTPSAVPKLGGENEARLTALACSQPPRGLARWSLRLLAERLVELEVVAAVSHETVRRSLKKGALKPWLRRMWCIPPEQDAAFVCQMEQVLEAYRRPYDPRRPVVCMDEQPKQLIAEARRPSPAAPGRPARVDYEYVREGTCTVWMFVEPLAGWRDVRVTEAKTAVDWAHRVQRLVDDPRHAEAERITLVCDNLVTHSLASLYKAFEPAEALRLARRLELVHTPKHGSWLNVAEIELSVLTRQCLDRRIAVQDEVAGEAGAWGERRNAKQVGVEWHFTTEDARIKLRHLYPKINE, encoded by the exons ATGGCAAAGAAGTACGTCCTGAAGCTGACGGCCGAAGAGCGGGCCGAGCTGGCTCGCCTGGTCCGCAAGGGCAACATCGCCGGCTGGAAGGTGCAGCGGGCTCAGGCCCTGCTCAAGTGCGACCAGGGGCCCGACGGGCCGGCCTGGCCCGACGCGAAGATCGCCGAGGCGTTCGGCGTCACGACCCGCAGCCTGGAGTCGTGGCGCAAGCGGGCCGTCGAGCACGGGCCGATGGCGCTGCTGCAGCGCAGGCCGCGGACCCCGTCGGCGGTCCCCAAACTCGGCGGCGAGAACGAGGCGCGGTTGACGGCCCTGGCCTGCTCGCAGCCGCCCAGGGGCCTGGCCCGCTGGTCGCTCCGGCTGCTGGCCGAGCGCCTGGTGGAGTTGGAGGTCGTCGCGGCGGTCTCGCACGAGACCGTCCGCCGCTCTTTGAAAAAAG GCGCGCTGAAGCCGTGGCTCAGGCGGATGTGGTGCATCCCGCCGGAGCAGGACGCGGCCTTCGTCTGCCAGATGGAGCAGGTCCTGGAGGCCTACCGGCGCCCGTATGATCCGAGGCGCCCCGTCGTCTGCATGGACGAACAGCCCAAGCAGCTGATCGCCGAGGCGCGGCGGCCATCGCCGGCGGCGCCCGGACGCCCGGCCCGGGTCGACTACGAGTATGTCCGCGAGGGGACCTGCACGGTGTGGATGTTCGTCGAGCCGCTGGCCGGCTGGCGCGACGTGCGCGTGACCGAGGCGAAGACGGCCGTGGACTGGGCCCACCGGGTGCAGCGGCTGGTGGACGACCCGCGCCACGCCGAGGCCGAGCGGATCACGCTGGTCTGCGACAACCTCGTGACCCATTCGCTGGCGTCGCTGTACAAGGCGTTCGAGCCGGCCGAGGCCTTGCGGTTGGCGCGGCGACTGGAGCTGGTGCACACGCCGAAGCACGGCAGCTGGCTGAACGTCGCCGAGATCGAGCTGTCGGTGTTGACGCGGCAGTGCCTGGACCGGCGCATCGCGGTGCAGGACGAGGTGGCCGGGGAGGCCGGCGCCTGGGGCGAGCGCCGGAACGCCAAACAGGTGGGCGTCGAGTGGCACTTCACCACCGAGGACGCCCGGATCAAGCTGAGGCACCTCTACCCGAAGATTAACGAGTGA
- a CDS encoding alpha/beta hydrolase codes for MAFVVEAPADADPAPRLEGMVTRQQGRDLTPIGDSGLWATVLEVPNDQKFNYEFSSGRGRGRGRIGGGTVEMPGWAPPPESAERPGQAYGEFRPFDFRSEVFGNDRTGWSYVPAAYDGSGPAALMVFQDGDAYRREHVGTVVENLIADGDMPVTILALLNPGVNDDGSSNRSVEYDTMSDRYATFLAEEVMPRLESEFDLRDDPSSRAIGGASSGGICAFTVAWERPDLFARVCSHIGSFTDIRGGGSYPGVVRESDKKPIAKVVLHDGRNDLINRFGDWWEANNRMHQALSESGYEVEFVTDESFHGYQAAGRVLPETLRMTWEGWDD; via the coding sequence GTGGCGTTCGTCGTCGAGGCGCCGGCCGACGCCGACCCGGCCCCGAGGCTGGAGGGGATGGTGACGAGGCAGCAGGGGAGGGACCTGACGCCGATCGGCGACTCGGGGCTCTGGGCGACGGTGCTGGAGGTGCCGAACGATCAGAAATTCAACTATGAATTCTCCAGCGGCCGGGGCCGGGGTCGGGGGCGGATCGGCGGGGGGACGGTCGAGATGCCGGGCTGGGCCCCTCCGCCGGAGTCGGCCGAGCGGCCGGGGCAGGCCTACGGGGAGTTCCGCCCGTTCGACTTCCGGAGCGAGGTGTTCGGGAACGACCGCACGGGCTGGAGCTACGTCCCGGCGGCGTACGACGGCTCGGGGCCGGCGGCCTTGATGGTCTTCCAGGACGGGGACGCCTACCGGCGCGAACACGTCGGCACGGTGGTCGAGAACCTGATCGCCGACGGCGACATGCCGGTCACGATCCTCGCCCTGCTGAACCCGGGGGTCAACGACGACGGGTCGAGCAACCGGAGCGTCGAGTACGACACGATGAGCGACCGCTACGCGACGTTCCTGGCCGAGGAGGTGATGCCCCGGCTCGAATCCGAGTTCGACCTGCGGGACGACCCTTCGTCGCGGGCGATCGGCGGCGCCTCGTCGGGGGGGATCTGCGCCTTCACCGTCGCCTGGGAGCGGCCGGACCTGTTCGCCCGGGTCTGCTCCCACATCGGCAGCTTCACGGACATCCGGGGGGGCGGGAGCTACCCGGGGGTCGTCCGGGAGTCGGACAAGAAGCCGATCGCGAAGGTCGTCCTGCACGACGGGCGCAACGACCTGATCAACCGGTTCGGCGACTGGTGGGAGGCGAACAACCGGATGCACCAGGCGCTCTCCGAATCGGGATATGAAGTGGAGTTCGTCACGGATGAGAGCTTCCACGGCTACCAGGCGGCGGGCCGGGTGCTGCCGGAGACGCTCCGGATGACCTGGGAGGGTTGGGACGACTGA
- a CDS encoding metallophosphoesterase, translating to MAAGPGEDGMIDGPPGWRLAPEGAAVFESDGGRVAVVADVHLGYEWARAAGGDVVPSHSLGETLAKLDRLLGRVAVDRLVVAGDLTESASPCPRSARDAERLRRRLADRGVELVLIAGNHDPRRLPALPESIRLGGWTVSHGHRPIRADRAVFGHHHPALRAGGVTAPCFLVDDRTIALPAFSPNAAGLDVGTAALPPALRRASLRCFAGSGRELLDFGPLGPLRAALAGRGA from the coding sequence ATGGCGGCGGGACCGGGCGAGGACGGGATGATCGACGGCCCCCCGGGCTGGCGGCTGGCCCCCGAGGGGGCCGCCGTCTTCGAGTCGGACGGGGGGCGGGTCGCCGTGGTGGCCGACGTCCACCTCGGCTACGAGTGGGCCCGGGCCGCCGGCGGGGACGTGGTGCCGTCCCACTCGCTGGGGGAGACGCTGGCCAAGCTCGACCGCCTGCTCGGCCGGGTCGCCGTCGACCGGCTCGTCGTGGCCGGGGACCTCACCGAGTCCGCCTCGCCCTGCCCGAGGTCCGCCCGGGACGCGGAACGCCTCCGCCGACGGCTGGCCGATCGGGGGGTCGAGCTGGTCCTGATCGCCGGGAACCACGACCCCCGGCGCCTCCCCGCCCTGCCGGAGTCGATCCGGCTCGGCGGATGGACCGTCTCCCACGGGCACCGGCCGATCCGGGCCGATCGGGCCGTCTTCGGCCACCACCACCCGGCCTTGCGGGCCGGGGGGGTGACGGCCCCCTGCTTCCTCGTCGACGACCGGACGATCGCCCTGCCCGCCTTCTCCCCCAACGCCGCCGGGCTCGACGTCGGCACCGCGGCGTTGCCCCCCGCCCTGCGGCGGGCGTCGCTCCGCTGCTTCGCCGGGTCGGGCCGAGAGCTGCTCGACTTCGGCCCGCTCGGCCCGCTCCGGGCGGCACTCGCCGGCCGAGGGGCCTGA
- a CDS encoding alpha/beta hydrolase family protein, which translates to MTRILIAVAMVGMSGPIAEDPGPPPGVGHWVGPLRIGPAELSMVLHVEQGEDGALSATLDSPDQGSFGLEVASISVQGRTLRFEIPTLDARFEGTLSEDGTTLSGTFTQRGQGFPLTMTRTAEEDLPRPVDPPEVLLGIWEGPIELPLGQTLRVALRVEPDEGRPGMRTIAFDSLDQDVRGIPVTAVEVDGETVRFEVKSIGGTFEGTFDEERSSISGTWSQSIMTMPLTLEKVEELSTRVRPQQPEPPFPYGVEELTFENPEAGITLAGTLTIPEGDGPFPAAVMVSGSGPQDRDETLLGHKPFWVIADHLAREGVAVLRFDDRGVGGSGGDFESATSEDFATDALAAVRFLRGRPGVDGEAVGIIGHSEGGIVGPIAATRAPGEVDFLVLLAGTGVTGKEIVLRQADLIVRASGVPESASKAQVDALGRMIALVESGREGGDEEEELRETVAGALDALDPGQREALEETQGGLAEAASRAGDQLRSPWFRFFLSYDPAPTLGAVDCPVLAIFGGKDMQVDPEQNAPRVEAALEEAGDDRSSVEVLPGLNHLFQHAETGAPLEYGGIEETFAPEALARISGWIRGVTGRE; encoded by the coding sequence ATGACGAGGATCCTGATCGCCGTGGCGATGGTCGGGATGTCCGGCCCGATCGCCGAGGACCCGGGGCCGCCCCCGGGCGTCGGCCACTGGGTCGGGCCCCTGCGGATCGGCCCGGCGGAGTTGTCGATGGTGCTGCACGTCGAGCAGGGGGAGGACGGCGCCCTGTCGGCCACCCTCGACAGCCCGGACCAGGGGTCCTTCGGCCTGGAGGTGGCCTCGATCTCGGTGCAGGGCCGCACGCTCCGGTTCGAGATCCCGACGCTCGACGCCCGGTTCGAGGGGACGCTCTCCGAGGACGGCACGACCCTCTCCGGCACCTTCACCCAGCGGGGCCAGGGGTTCCCGCTGACGATGACCCGGACCGCCGAGGAGGATCTGCCCCGCCCCGTCGACCCGCCGGAGGTGCTGCTCGGCATCTGGGAGGGGCCGATCGAGCTTCCCCTGGGCCAGACGCTCCGGGTCGCGCTCCGGGTCGAGCCGGACGAGGGCCGGCCGGGGATGCGGACGATCGCCTTCGACAGCCTCGACCAGGACGTGAGGGGGATCCCGGTCACGGCGGTCGAGGTCGACGGGGAGACGGTCCGGTTCGAGGTGAAGTCGATCGGCGGGACGTTCGAGGGGACCTTCGACGAGGAGAGGTCGAGCATCTCCGGCACGTGGTCGCAGTCGATCATGACGATGCCGCTGACGCTGGAGAAGGTCGAGGAACTTTCGACCCGGGTCCGGCCCCAGCAGCCGGAGCCGCCCTTCCCGTACGGGGTGGAGGAGCTGACGTTCGAGAATCCCGAGGCGGGGATCACCCTGGCCGGGACCCTGACCATCCCCGAGGGGGACGGGCCGTTCCCGGCCGCCGTGATGGTCAGCGGCTCGGGGCCCCAGGACCGGGACGAGACGCTGCTGGGGCACAAGCCGTTCTGGGTCATCGCCGACCACCTGGCCCGGGAGGGGGTCGCCGTGCTCCGGTTCGACGACCGGGGCGTGGGGGGGTCGGGCGGCGACTTCGAGTCGGCCACCTCCGAGGACTTCGCCACCGACGCCCTGGCGGCCGTCCGGTTCCTGAGGGGCCGCCCGGGGGTCGACGGCGAGGCCGTCGGCATCATCGGCCACAGCGAGGGGGGGATCGTCGGCCCGATTGCCGCGACGAGGGCCCCCGGGGAGGTGGACTTCCTCGTCCTGCTGGCCGGGACGGGGGTGACCGGCAAGGAGATCGTCCTGAGGCAGGCCGACCTGATCGTCCGGGCCTCCGGCGTCCCGGAATCGGCGTCGAAGGCTCAGGTGGACGCGCTGGGGCGGATGATCGCGCTGGTCGAATCCGGCCGGGAGGGCGGGGACGAGGAGGAGGAACTCCGGGAGACCGTCGCCGGCGCCCTGGACGCCCTCGATCCGGGGCAACGCGAGGCCCTGGAGGAGACGCAGGGGGGGCTGGCCGAGGCCGCGTCCCGGGCCGGGGACCAGTTGCGGAGCCCCTGGTTCCGCTTCTTCCTGTCGTACGACCCGGCGCCGACGCTGGGGGCGGTCGACTGCCCGGTGCTCGCCATCTTCGGGGGGAAAGACATGCAGGTCGACCCCGAGCAGAACGCCCCGAGGGTGGAGGCCGCCCTGGAGGAGGCGGGGGACGACCGGTCGTCGGTCGAGGTCCTGCCGGGCCTGAACCACCTCTTCCAGCACGCCGAGACCGGCGCCCCCCTGGAGTACGGCGGCATCGAGGAGACCTTCGCCCCCGAGGCGCTCGCCCGCATCTCGGGCTGGATTCGGGGGGTGACCGGGAGGGAGTGA
- a CDS encoding Flp family type IVb pilin, producing MRRIAADESGATAVEYGVMLAMLILVTIAGIGALGGASNAFWQGNLNAIAEAITPAGD from the coding sequence ATGCGCAGGATCGCGGCGGACGAGTCGGGGGCGACGGCGGTCGAGTACGGCGTCATGCTCGCCATGCTGATCCTCGTCACGATCGCCGGCATCGGCGCCCTCGGCGGCGCCAGCAATGCCTTCTGGCAGGGCAACCTCAATGCCATCGCCGAGGCGATCACCCCCGCCGGCGACTGA
- a CDS encoding pyridoxal-phosphate dependent enzyme, with amino-acid sequence MSDHPPEIPIGIEDVREAARRLEPWAHRTPVMTCSAIDRRAGASVFLKCENLQRVGAFKFRGAMNAVLQLSEEERRRGVVTHSSGNHAQALALAGRLAGVPACVVMPRTAPAVKRAATEGYGARVVPCEPTVEDRERTVDRLVEEHGYVLVHPFNDWRVIAGAGTAALELIEQAGPLDAIMAPVGGGGLMAGTCLAASGAMPEARLVGAEPGRADDARRSLQVGSILPSDDPKTVADGLRTSLGPRTFAVLSRHLERIVTAEEPEILEAMRFVWERMNLIVEPSCAVPVAALLVGRVPGVEGRRVGVILTGGNVDLDPMFRALADRWLGDGP; translated from the coding sequence GTGAGCGATCACCCGCCTGAGATCCCCATCGGCATCGAGGACGTCCGGGAGGCGGCCCGGCGGCTCGAACCCTGGGCGCACCGCACCCCGGTCATGACCTGCTCGGCGATCGACCGGCGGGCCGGGGCGTCGGTCTTCCTCAAGTGCGAGAACCTCCAGCGCGTCGGCGCCTTCAAGTTCCGGGGGGCGATGAACGCCGTGCTCCAGCTCTCCGAGGAGGAGCGGCGGCGGGGGGTCGTCACCCACTCCTCGGGCAACCACGCCCAGGCGCTCGCGCTGGCCGGGCGGCTCGCCGGCGTCCCGGCCTGCGTCGTCATGCCCCGCACCGCCCCGGCGGTGAAGCGGGCCGCCACCGAGGGCTACGGCGCCCGGGTCGTCCCCTGCGAGCCGACGGTCGAGGACCGGGAGCGCACCGTCGACCGCCTGGTCGAGGAGCACGGCTACGTCCTCGTCCACCCCTTCAATGACTGGAGGGTGATCGCAGGGGCTGGCACCGCGGCGCTGGAGCTGATCGAGCAGGCCGGGCCGCTCGACGCGATCATGGCCCCCGTCGGCGGCGGCGGCCTGATGGCCGGCACCTGCCTGGCCGCCTCGGGGGCGATGCCCGAGGCCCGGCTCGTCGGGGCCGAGCCGGGCCGGGCCGACGACGCCCGGCGGTCGCTGCAGGTCGGCTCGATCCTCCCCTCCGACGACCCGAAGACCGTGGCCGACGGCCTCCGGACTTCCCTCGGCCCCCGGACCTTCGCCGTGCTCTCCCGGCACCTGGAGCGGATCGTCACCGCCGAGGAGCCGGAGATCCTGGAGGCGATGCGGTTCGTCTGGGAGCGGATGAACCTGATCGTCGAGCCTTCCTGCGCCGTCCCGGTCGCCGCCCTGCTGGTCGGGAGGGTCCCGGGGGTCGAGGGCCGTCGCGTCGGCGTCATCCTCACCGGGGGCAACGTCGACCTCGACCCCATGTTCCGCGCCCTCGCCGATCGCTGGCTGGGGGACGGCCCCTGA
- a CDS encoding SGNH/GDSL hydrolase family protein — protein MSLNRIWGAVRPVATAMIALGLVAAEAGAGTTIYAFGDSLMDTGNVLERSGGTVPTPPYAGGRFTNGPVFVEVLADQLGLARPTPSLLGGTNYAYGGARTGDGAGPVFFRGELVPVLADNVGMQVDTFILGGGSLDADDLVVINGGGNDILSVLLGVTPDPVGWAGELVSSIAELAGVGGSRFVVANLPPLGLTPLLRSLGGDLPGTFNLLSSVFNQALDAGLDALEASLGLEIFRLDVEGITAASVADPGRFGLSNATDAAFPIGGDVVANPDEYLFWDDVHPTAAGHRLVGVAAAQLVIPEPSSLALSALGAASGLLAVAARRRRAA, from the coding sequence ATGAGTTTGAATCGCATTTGGGGCGCGGTGCGGCCGGTCGCGACCGCGATGATCGCGCTCGGGCTCGTGGCCGCGGAAGCCGGGGCCGGGACGACGATCTACGCCTTCGGCGACAGCCTGATGGACACCGGCAACGTCCTGGAGCGCTCGGGGGGGACGGTCCCGACGCCGCCCTACGCCGGCGGCCGGTTCACCAACGGCCCGGTCTTCGTCGAGGTGCTCGCCGATCAGCTCGGCCTGGCCAGGCCGACCCCCTCGCTGCTGGGGGGGACGAACTACGCCTACGGAGGCGCCCGCACGGGGGACGGGGCGGGTCCCGTCTTCTTCCGGGGAGAACTGGTGCCGGTCTTGGCCGACAATGTCGGGATGCAGGTCGACACCTTCATCCTGGGGGGTGGCTCGCTCGACGCGGATGACCTGGTGGTCATCAACGGCGGGGGCAACGACATCCTCAGCGTGTTGCTGGGGGTGACGCCCGACCCGGTGGGCTGGGCCGGCGAGCTCGTCTCGTCGATCGCGGAGCTGGCCGGCGTCGGCGGCAGCCGCTTCGTGGTCGCCAACCTGCCTCCCCTCGGCCTGACGCCGCTGCTGCGATCGCTGGGCGGGGACCTTCCCGGGACGTTCAACCTGCTCTCGAGCGTGTTCAACCAGGCGCTCGACGCCGGGCTCGACGCCCTGGAGGCGAGCCTCGGCCTGGAGATCTTCCGGCTCGACGTGGAGGGGATCACCGCGGCGAGCGTCGCCGACCCCGGCCGCTTCGGGCTCTCGAACGCGACGGATGCGGCCTTCCCGATCGGCGGCGACGTGGTCGCGAACCCGGACGAGTACCTGTTCTGGGACGACGTCCATCCCACGGCGGCCGGGCACCGGCTAGTGGGGGTCGCCGCGGCGCAGCTGGTGATCCCCGAGCCGTCGAGCCTGGCCCTCTCGGCCCTCGGCGCCGCCTCCGGCCTGCTGGCCGTCGCCGCCCGACGACGCCGGGCGGCCTGA
- a CDS encoding protein kinase domain-containing protein: MTDRTPGSRDDRSDLDLARFWDLRLEPGASKPPDPGPGPAPPTRESPVPAGPGPTPIDPSDALDFSLNLFESEPPGPHVGPIARRAPPKSGPRFPGPGERLDDFRILRELGRGAFARVYLAEQLALASRMVALKASSQPVADESQLLARLQHAHIVPIHSVHEDPSTGLHLICMPYLGGANLAQVLEAAGAEARAASVATGGSLVHALDQVGGPPPSLPGNPSGTVRAERREGPRSSAEADDPGRDGAGGASPSKVRSVLARYWARLADWGIGVEEHGPDDPDAEHAQPARVFLKRASSIQASAWIAARLAEGLEHAHSRGLLHRDLKPSNILITADGMPMILDFNLSVVSEPGEAGSRARVGGTLPYMAPEHLDAFHPRGTTPSHAVDERSDLYSLGLILFEMVAGHHPFRDPPDGPPMAHVLDDMIAERRAGPPSARLTNPEIPWSLEAILRKCLDPEPWRRYQAAGDFAEDLRRFLEDLPLKYAPEPSLREQAAKFLRRNPQLRSSTSVALVALVLLVAIAGVLAGVRGRWQADAARLALRDFEADFTQCQLLLNTASDLDHDAENQLLHGLSRARETLDRFQMDRLGDRWAEGPIARHLDPTDRLLLAEQLAELLMLEARASVLSARDGPEGRYARALARAVERLGLAERIDPRPPSTLYAERASYAAALGLADRAARDRERAAELPPETARDYYLRGTAALAAGRPDRAEPQLDTAIGLDPRRFWSWFALGLCHFDQGRYAAASSDFAACTLLDPDSAWAHANRGLALALDGRVAEARRAYDRAVALDPDLVTARINRALASLELDEPRRAAADLEYAVNRNGRRDPALLAAWGEALARSGRRDEAERRFAVALEDRPDDPTILVARGFVRLADDPDSARLDFGRALSTSPRMARAHLGMAHALRADDPEAALGHLDEALDAEPGLIDAVQLRALVRARLGLRSCRADVDVLRHSPTPQRLYNASAALCVLSRSADEPGLLEDALSLLRRALDAGFPPAFARSDPDLEPLRTLAEFRRLLEIE; encoded by the coding sequence ATGACCGATCGGACGCCGGGCTCCCGAGACGACCGTTCGGACCTCGACCTCGCCCGGTTCTGGGACCTGAGGCTCGAGCCCGGCGCCTCGAAGCCCCCGGACCCGGGCCCCGGGCCCGCCCCCCCGACCCGGGAGTCCCCGGTCCCGGCCGGCCCGGGGCCGACGCCGATCGACCCGTCCGACGCCCTGGACTTCTCGCTCAACCTCTTCGAGAGCGAGCCCCCCGGGCCCCACGTCGGCCCGATCGCCCGGCGGGCGCCCCCGAAGTCCGGCCCGAGATTCCCCGGGCCCGGCGAGCGGCTCGACGACTTCCGGATCCTCCGGGAGCTGGGCCGGGGCGCCTTCGCCCGCGTCTACCTGGCCGAGCAGCTCGCCCTGGCCAGCCGGATGGTCGCGCTGAAGGCCTCCTCGCAGCCGGTCGCCGACGAGTCGCAGCTGCTCGCCCGGCTCCAGCACGCCCACATCGTGCCGATCCACTCGGTCCACGAGGACCCGAGCACCGGCCTGCACCTGATCTGCATGCCGTACCTCGGCGGCGCCAACCTCGCCCAGGTGCTGGAGGCCGCCGGGGCCGAGGCCCGGGCCGCCTCGGTCGCCACCGGGGGGAGCCTCGTCCATGCGCTGGACCAGGTCGGGGGCCCCCCGCCCTCCCTCCCCGGCAACCCCTCGGGGACCGTCCGCGCCGAGCGTCGGGAGGGCCCGAGGTCCTCGGCCGAGGCCGACGACCCCGGCCGGGACGGCGCCGGCGGGGCCTCCCCCTCGAAGGTCCGATCGGTCCTGGCACGCTACTGGGCGCGGCTGGCCGACTGGGGCATCGGCGTCGAGGAGCACGGCCCCGACGACCCCGACGCCGAGCACGCCCAGCCCGCCCGGGTCTTCCTCAAGCGGGCCAGCTCCATCCAGGCCTCGGCCTGGATCGCCGCCCGGCTGGCCGAGGGGCTGGAGCACGCCCACTCCCGGGGGCTGCTGCACCGGGATCTCAAGCCGTCGAACATCCTGATCACGGCCGACGGCATGCCGATGATCCTGGACTTCAACCTCTCGGTGGTCTCCGAGCCCGGCGAGGCCGGCAGCCGGGCCCGGGTCGGCGGCACCCTGCCGTACATGGCCCCGGAGCACCTCGACGCCTTCCACCCGAGGGGGACCACCCCCTCCCACGCCGTCGACGAGCGCTCCGACCTCTATTCGCTCGGCCTGATCCTCTTCGAGATGGTCGCCGGGCACCACCCGTTCCGGGACCCACCCGACGGCCCGCCGATGGCCCACGTCCTCGACGACATGATCGCCGAGCGCCGGGCCGGTCCCCCGTCGGCCCGGCTGACCAACCCCGAGATCCCCTGGAGCCTGGAGGCGATCCTCCGCAAGTGCCTCGACCCGGAGCCCTGGCGGCGCTACCAGGCGGCCGGCGACTTCGCCGAGGACCTCCGCCGCTTCCTGGAGGACCTCCCGCTCAAGTACGCCCCCGAGCCGAGCCTCCGTGAGCAGGCGGCGAAATTCCTCCGCCGCAACCCCCAGCTCCGCAGCTCGACCTCCGTCGCCCTGGTCGCCCTCGTCCTGCTGGTCGCCATCGCCGGGGTGCTGGCGGGCGTCCGGGGCCGCTGGCAGGCCGATGCCGCCCGCCTGGCCCTCCGGGACTTCGAGGCCGACTTCACCCAATGCCAGCTCCTGCTCAACACCGCCTCGGACCTCGACCACGACGCCGAGAATCAGCTCCTGCACGGCCTCTCCCGGGCCCGGGAGACCCTCGACCGCTTCCAGATGGACCGCCTCGGCGACCGCTGGGCCGAGGGGCCGATCGCCCGGCACCTCGACCCCACCGACCGCCTGCTCCTGGCCGAGCAGCTCGCCGAGCTGCTCATGCTGGAGGCCCGGGCCTCCGTGCTCTCCGCCCGGGACGGGCCCGAAGGGCGATACGCGCGGGCCCTGGCCCGGGCGGTCGAACGACTCGGCCTGGCCGAACGGATCGACCCCCGCCCCCCCTCCACCCTCTATGCCGAGCGTGCCTCCTACGCCGCCGCCCTCGGCCTGGCCGACCGGGCGGCCCGGGACCGCGAGCGGGCCGCCGAGCTGCCCCCGGAGACCGCCCGGGACTATTACCTCCGGGGCACCGCCGCCCTCGCCGCCGGCCGCCCCGACCGCGCCGAGCCGCAGTTGGACACCGCGATCGGCCTGGACCCGAGGCGCTTCTGGTCCTGGTTCGCGCTGGGCCTCTGCCACTTCGACCAGGGCCGGTACGCCGCCGCATCTTCCGACTTCGCCGCCTGCACCCTGCTCGACCCCGACTCGGCCTGGGCCCACGCCAACCGGGGCCTGGCCCTCGCCCTCGACGGCCGGGTGGCCGAGGCCCGACGCGCCTACGACCGGGCCGTGGCCCTGGATCCCGACCTCGTCACCGCCCGGATCAACCGGGCCCTGGCCAGCCTGGAGCTGGACGAGCCCCGACGCGCCGCCGCCGACCTCGAATACGCCGTCAACCGCAACGGCCGTCGGGATCCCGCCCTGCTCGCCGCCTGGGGGGAGGCCCTGGCCCGTTCCGGCCGCCGGGACGAGGCCGAGCGCCGCTTCGCCGTCGCCCTGGAGGACCGCCCCGACGACCCCACCATCCTCGTCGCCCGGGGCTTCGTCCGGCTGGCCGACGACCCCGACTCCGCCCGGCTCGACTTCGGGAGGGCCCTGTCGACCTCCCCCCGGATGGCCCGGGCCCACCTGGGCATGGCCCACGCCCTCCGGGCCGACGACCCCGAGGCCGCGCTCGGCCACCTCGACGAGGCCCTCGACGCCGAGCCGGGCCTGATCGACGCCGTGCAGCTCCGGGCCCTGGTCCGCGCCCGGCTCGGCCTCCGGTCCTGCCGGGCCGACGTCGACGTCCTGAGGCACTCCCCCACACCCCAGCGCCTCTACAACGCCTCCGCCGCCCTCTGCGTCCTCTCCCGGTCGGCCGACGAGCCCGGCCTGCTCGAAGACGCCCTCTCGCTGCTCCGACGCGCCCTCGACGCCGGGTTCCCCCCCGCCTTCGCCCGATCCGACCCGGACCTGGAGCCCCTCCGCACGCTCGCCGAGTTCCGTCGCCTGCTCGAAATCGAGTGA